The segment TCAGGATATTGTTAGTATTTTCACAATTTCAACAAAAACACGTATTCGAACCGCATTCCATTTAGAATTccccttatatatatacatatctatAAATCAATCCAAACTGAAAACCCTAGATTCTTTTAACTCCACCGCGCCGCACACTTCTACGCTCCCATGGACTCCACCAACTTGCCGGAGAcgacgactccgccgccgccgccgccggccgacgacATGATCAGCGGCCTCACCGAAGACCTGCTGCTGATAATCCTCGGCttcttgccggcggcgagggacgtgGTGCGCACCTCCGCGCTGTCGACACGGTGGCGCAACCTCTGGACCCTCGCCCCGGCGCTCCGCTTCGACATCGGCCAGCGCAACCTGCGGCTAACCGACGACGCcgaggccgctgccgccggccgcctcgtcgccgccgtggactCCGTGCTCGCCCGCCGCGACGTCGACGCTGGCGCGCCCGACGTGAAGGACCTGGAGATCAACTTCGTGTTCCGATCCGTTGTTGGCGACGaccagcccaccgccgccggccgctacTACCGGTCCTCCTCCCGGTTCGGGCTTagccggcaccggcggcgcctCCCCATGGACGTCGCGCCGGCGAGCGTCGCCGCGTGGCTCCGCTTCGCCGAGTGCCGCGTCGCGGGGGCGTTCTCGCTCGAGCTCCCCGcgctgtcgtcgtcgaggaAAGTGGTCGCCGACCTCCCTTGCTCCGAGAGGCTTCGCACGATGCGCCTCACGCtcggcggcgccaccgtcggcgtcccggtcgccggcgccggcgccgacgcctaCCGCTCTCTCGCCGACCTGCTTCTCAGCAACGTCtgcctcgacgacggcgacggcgtccgcCTCTgcaacctcctctcctccaccagcTGCCCTAGCCTGCGTCGGCTGGAGCTCAGCGTCATCACCGGACTAACCATCCTtcgcctcgacgccgccgccacgctcgagGAGCTCCGGCTCATCGGCCTCCGCGACATGGAGCAGATGGAGGTGGACGCGCCGGGCCTCCGGGACCTCACCGTGAAGGGCATCACCGTCCacctgatggcggcggcggcggcgaggatcgcCGCGCCGAGGCTGCAGGCGCTGGCGTACGAATACAGGCGCTCGTGGGACGACTGCCAGCTGATGGTGCTCGATGGCGAGCGCACCGCGAAGCTCCGGGTGCTCTCCCATGGCGACCCCGCCGGCAAGCAAAacaacggcgcggcggcgtggttcCTGCAGCACTGCGCCGCCGCGAATCGCCTCGACATCGAACTAAAGATGGAATTTGATGAGGTAATACTTCtggttataaaatgttttgactttagtcaaaatcaaattgttttaagtttgactaattttatagacaaatatagtaatatttataatactaaattaatttcatcagatcaataattaaatatattttcataatatttttttggggttgaaaatgttttttttctataaatttggttaaatttaaagcagtttgaatttgaccaaagtcaaaatgtattataacctgaaacggagggagtaacaaaatGGACCATGACTTCGTGTAAATTTTACAGATACTTTGAATTCCATCTTACATGCAATTTTTTGGAAAATTATCGGAAAAAGAAATATGGTACATAGAAATTTAAATGTACTATCGAACACTTTTTGGTTCATGTGAAATTTCATTGCGAATCTCAATTGAATTTGCAGGAAAAACTCCATGCGGGTATTGAGGATGTGATCAAGGACATACCGAAACTTACGAATATAACAGATTTGAGAATAACGGTAGCCATGTCCACAGATACCATGGATACACACGCTATCGGGGCAAGCACAAGCAAGCTCATTGCAAAGTTTAGTAGAATTGAGTATCTCTCCATTGACATTGACAAAAAGGTGAGATCAATTATCATAATCGTCTTGTGGTTTCTTTGTAGAATTTTGTTTCGATGGAAATAACTTTGATTTTTACTAATTAGCTCTAGAAACTAAGTATAATGTTTATGGTGAAAACACCATTTCTcatgttgttttgttttgatgCAATTTGTAGGCCGGTGATTGTACAAATTTTGACTGCAAATGTGAGCAATATAAAGGCTGGAATAACAAGATGATTCCACTAGAGCGTCTTCGGATTGCAGACATACGTAACTTTCTGCCTTTCGATGATCAAATAGAATTGGTATGTGTACTAATTGCGAATGCGCCACTACTGGAGAAAATGACTGTAGCATTGCATGAGTTATATGGAGAGACGAGACAGAGAAGAAATGACATGGATGCATATTTATGCATTCCAAGCTGTGGGGGTCGTTGGACCCCTTGTTCTGGTAATGGGAGTAAATTTGGTAGTTTTACTAAATATGAGTGGAAACCATATAAACGGAAACGGTGAGAAGAAAGGATGGAGAAGGTCAATGAGAAAAAGGGGTGGAGAAGGTTTGAAATGCCTCATTAGATATGTTTTAATTATTGATCGATATATGTAATACATATATGAAATATATGCATGTATCTTTGGAGTTGATCGATTATACCTACACCGTTTCAACAGAGTGAACAAAATTAATGTTATAGTGATTTTGCCATTTTTACCCTTATCGCTTTTAATCCATGTGTCTGTCCACGCCATTCCGCCGCCGAGGCGTGAGGAGGAGCACGGCGCTGCGCATCTCCCTCACGCCGTCGCTGGCCCTGCACCGCCGTGGTGAGAGGTGTGGTTGCGGAGaaccggtggtggtggtggtgttgatcTGAAattgctgctgttgttgctgaTCTGAAGCTGTCTATTGATGTGAACTTCTGAAGGCGTTGATGGCATGTTGTTCCTAAAAACCATGTGCTTTCACAGAGAACTGATTTCCTGTTTGCCAGCAACAATCTTGGGTATCAAACATTCGATTACTGAAAAAATCAATTAGAAACATTAATATTGGTTTGTTACTTTCATTCATATTGTCATACTCCAGAAGATGTACTGacgcttgaaaaaaaaatcatatcgtTCAAAAATCTGAACAATCTGCCATTCAGAACGTACAAGGAAAAGTTCAGTTCACTGTTGTGCGCGTCCTGCCATGCAAAGCATGTGTGACCGGTATGTCCTGTCCGTACAATACAAAGTATCTGACTTCTTCCTATTGACATCATTCATAGGTTTAGATTTTCATTATTCCAATGGACAGCACAGACACGATTCCAAATTGCGATACTGATATAGTATATTCAAATCAGACACCAGTCCAGAGTtgagtttctaaaaaaaaaatggaacagTACAAGCACTCAAATTCGGCATGCTCACATGAAAATTTTCTGCCAAAAATTGGTAACTTATCCTAATTACAGAAGGTGTGGTGACCACTTACATGTggaccttatttttttttactactaaGATGCCACATCAGTGAAACGCCGAAACCAACCCTCTATGCTATCATGGGACCTAACTTGAACGGTTTTACCAAGAtgaggggtgaagatttctaaTATTACGGTTTAGGGATGTCGATTAAACTCGACGTAAAAATGAGGGATGACAAGTGGATTTATTCCTTTTTAACAGCCATACCATCACAGATTTGCATAAGTTCACTTAGCTCCCTCATCATGACACCAAGGTTGAATTACGTCCTCCAACAGCAATACCAAATATAATGTgtttctcaatttataaaacCAGTGTAATGAGGTCCCAAGCATTATAGTGCCAAATTTTGACTGACGAGTGGGACCATGTGGACTCCATATGTTAGGGCTATaattcttcttcctccaacctcccatctctctctctccatctctaatTCTTCTCTCTCCATTCCCCATCTCCGCACGAAGAGTAATCAACTAGCTTTCACAAAGAGTACTTGTGTAGTAGGAGTGGGATATGATTTGAAGTGAATTTGTCTGATCGATCTGACCGTAGAGTTCGTCGAGATCCAACTGGTTCATTGTGAATTTGTGTAGCCGGCGCCGTTTCCTCCATCTGGTTCTTTTGGTTTTGTCTTCTTGGTTGACATCGCCGTGTTGGGGAATAATGGCAAGAGCAGATGTAGTCTCGCTGCTATCTTTTTTGTTGATGCTGTCATGCCAAGGAATAGTAGCTAGATAGGATTTGTAGCTGGCTACTGGGTCGCGCTAACACAGTGCAGGGTCGACTGCGGCCCGGTGAGCAGTGGTGGCGGATTCCTCGGGTAGCAGCACATCCGTAGTAGTGCAGTAGTGCTTCTCGAAGGCGGCAGTCTCGGTGTTGCAACATCAGCGCTTGGAATTTGCGGCGGCATGTCTGGAACAACGACATCGTTTGCATAGAGATGGCAGCGGGCGGCGCTGCGTGCAGTTCAGCCGACACGGGATGACTTCCTTCCATGGTCCCGTGGGGCGGCTTCTTGAGGTAATTTTGCAACAGCATGCCCTGGTGGGCAAAAGCCACTGCAAATCATAAATGGGGAACGGAGGAGagagaataataaaaaatggagagagatggaaggttttttttttaaagatggagATGGAAGGTTGAAGGAAGAAGAAATATATCTGACATGGAGGTTCACGACttcacgtgggtcccacttgcCACATTAGTCAAAACCAGACGCTATACTGTCTGGGACCTCGGATATATCGGTTTTTGAAGTTAAGAAACACGTTATATCGGATACTGCGGTTCAGAGCACGTAACTTGAACTTGACGTCAAAGAtgagagacctaaagtgaacttatccCTCACAGATTAccatttggaataagttcatctaagatcccttaacttgtcaacgaatccgattttcgtccctcaaccgaaaaaccagacacaatggatccctcaactatcaaaactagTGCAGATgagatccctcggtggttttgagggcggttttggctgacatggcgcctacgtggctaatttgacctggtcttcatctgacgtggcactgacATGACGCCTAAGTGGCAATTCGGtcttgaaaaaataataaaacccgtgggacccacatgtcagttccacaaacaaaataattaaaaaatggtgggacccacgtggaccccacatgtcatcctcactcctcactcctctctctctatccggGGCGGAGCGGCTGGCTGGCGGAGCAGGGCGGGCAGCGGCCGGTGCAGCGACGAGGCtggatgcggcggcgcgaccTGGCGACCGGGCCGAGGCAACGGCGGTCGGGCGCTAGTCAGCCCAGCGCGGCAGAGGCCTGAGGGAGAGAAGGCCGGCGCGGTGAGGAGGGAGCTTGGCGGCAAGGGGAAGGACGGCAGCCGCTGGCGGCGCTCGGAGCGGGCGCGTTGGCGTGGCCGTGCCCGGctggcggcggctgggcggcaGTTTGCTTTGCCTGAAGAACAAATTCAAAGACACAACTCACTAGAACCGTTGTATTGATTTGCTATAAGAACCTGCATGTTTTGAGTTTCTGCAGGAACTCTGGAGATTCAATTCCTACAATGCTAAAACTCCTCAAGATTCAGTTCAAATCCAAAGTGGGGAAGAAAAAAAGCGATTCGAGAAGAGCAGCAATGTGGGTCTTAGATAAGCACAacaatatgagaaaaaaaattgaagaacaGAAGCAGAAACCAAAATTCAGGCCaaaaatcatcatcatcgcaGTGGGAACTCTTTCCGGCAAGAGAAAGATTTATGCGCATTGGCTAATACTAGAGATTAACAGGGAAGGGGGAGACAATGGTAGGTACCTAACCTCAGACGCTGCTACTTCCAAGGTGATGGAGCTCCATCTCCTCCAAAATTTCCAAAGCGGAGAGCCTCTCTCTGTTAATTTGGAGTTTGGAGGGAGCAGAGCAGAGGCAAGGCAAACCAGGTGCAGCACTGTGGACTCACTCTGGTCTCGGCCTCTCGGGTCAATCCATTCCTACCACTCCCGTGTCCCCTCTCGCCACCGGACAAAGTGAACCCTAGCCGGCTAGCCGCCATGGACGGCGTCCAGCCACTTCGTCTTCTGCTCCTCCCCATATTGCCGCGTACAACTTCGCCGGCCGGCGTGGCTGGTGGTTGGCTCTCGCGCCGGCCTTCTCTCCCCATTCGCCTGACACTCCCTGGGCTCCCTCAGGCCGCTACCGTGCTGGGCCGACTAGCGCCCGACCGCCATCGCCAAGGctcgcgccgccgtcacctcgGCCCAGTCGCCAGGTCGCACCGCCGCATCCAGCCTCGCCGCTGCACCGGCCGCTGCCCGCCCCGATCCGCCGGCCAGCCGCTCCGCCCCGCCCGTTTCCCGCTTCTACCAGCCGCCGCTAGCCCCGCTCCAtcggccggagagagagaagggagaggatagagggaggagtgaggatgacatatggggcccacgtggggcccaccatttattattattctgtgtgtgaaattgacatgtgggtcccatgggttttattatttttccggatcaaattgccacttaagcgccacgtcagtgccacgtcagatgaagagcCGAGTCAAatcagccacgtaggcgccatgtcagccaaaaccggcttcaaaaccaccgagggacctcatctgcaccggtttgaatagttgagggactcgttttgtctggttttccggttgagggatgaaaatcggattcgttgacaagttaagggatctcagatgaacttattccttaccACTTCCTGCAAGCGGTATCGgagctaaaaaaaaagaagcccaaCACATCCTCCCCCCAGCCCAAGTTCCCAACCCCCCTCTAGGCGGCC is part of the Oryza glaberrima chromosome 12, OglaRS2, whole genome shotgun sequence genome and harbors:
- the LOC127758126 gene encoding FBD-associated F-box protein At3g52670-like, which codes for MDSTNLPETTTPPPPPPADDMISGLTEDLLLIILGFLPAARDVVRTSALSTRWRNLWTLAPALRFDIGQRNLRLTDDAEAAAAGRLVAAVDSVLARRDVDAGAPDVKDLEINFVFRSVVGDDQPTAAGRYYRSSSRFGLSRHRRRLPMDVAPASVAAWLRFAECRVAGAFSLELPALSSSRKVVADLPCSERLRTMRLTLGGATVGVPVAGAGADAYRSLADLLLSNVCLDDGDGVRLCNLLSSTSCPSLRRLELSVITGLTILRLDAAATLEELRLIGLRDMEQMEVDAPGLRDLTVKGITVHLMAAAAARIAAPRLQALAYEYRRSWDDCQLMVLDGERTAKLRVLSHGDPAGKQNNGAAAWFLQHCAAANRLDIELKMEFDEEKLHAGIEDVIKDIPKLTNITDLRITVAMSTDTMDTHAIGASTSKLIAKFSRIEYLSIDIDKKAGDCTNFDCKCEQYKGWNNKMIPLERLRIADIRNFLPFDDQIELNVQGKVQFTVVRVLPCKACVTGICHISETPKPTLYAIMGPNLNGFTKMRGEDF